DNA sequence from the Amycolatopsis sp. Hca4 genome:
GCATCGCCAAGCACGGCGCGAAGATGGTCACCGCGGTGGCGTGCGCGCGGGTGCCGAAGCTGACCGTCGTGATCGGCGGCTCGTTCGGGGCCGGCAACTACTCGATGTGCGGCCGGGCGTACTCGCCGAGGTTCCTCTGGATGTGGCCGAACGCTCGGATCTCGGTGATGGGCGGCGAGCAGGCGGCGTCGGTGCTGTCGACGGTCCGCCGCGACTCGATCGAAGCCCGCGGCGGCGAATGGTCCACAGAGGACGAAGAGGCGTTCAAGGACCCGATCCGCGAGCAGTACGAGGCCCAGGGCAGCCCGTACTACTCGACCGCGCGGCTGTGGGACGACGGCGTGATCGACCCGGCCGACACCCGCACGGTGCTCGGCCTCGCCCTCTCGGCCGCGGCCAACGCGCCGCTGGCCGAGGTCAACTACGGCGTCTTCCGGATGTGAGGGGCATGTTCGACTCAGTGTTGGTCGCGAACCGGGGCGAGATCGCGGTCCGGGTCATCCGCACGCTGCGGGCGCTGGGCATCCGCGCGGTCGCCGTGTACAGCGACGCGGACGCCGACGCGCGGCACGTCCGGGAGGCGCACACGGCCGTGCGCATCGGCCCGGCGGAGGCCGCGCGCAGTTACCTGAACATTTCGGCCATTGTGGACGCCGCAGTGTCCTCCGGTGCACAGGCGGTGCACCCGGGTTACGGCTTCCTGGCCGAGAACGCCGAGTTCGCGCGCGCCTGCGAAGAGGCCGGGCTGGTCTTCATCGGCCCGCCGGTCGCGGCGATCGACGCCATGGGCGACAAGATCCGCGCCAAGGCCACCGTGTCCAAGGCCGGGGTGCCGGTCGTGCCCGGTGCGTCCGATGTGGACATCCCGCCCGGCGGGTTCGCCGACGCGGCGGCGAAGGTCGGCTACCCGCTGCTGCTCAAGCCCTCCGCGGGCGGTGGCGGCAAGGGGATGCGGCTGGTGCACGCCCCCGAGGAACTGGACGCGGCGATCGAGTCGGCGCGGCGGGAGGCCAAGGGGTCCTTCGGTGACGACACCTTGCTGGTGGAGCGGTTCGTCACGACCCCGCGGCACATCGAGATCCAGGTCATGGCCGACCGGCACGGCAACGTCATCCACCTCGGCGAGCGCGAGTGCAGCCTGCAGCGGCGGCACCAGAAGATCATCGAGGAAGCGCCGTCGGTGCTGCTCGACGAGAAAACCCGCGAGAATATGGGCTCGGCGGCGGTCGAGGCCGCGCGTTCGGTCGGGTACGTCGGCGCCGGGACCGTCGAGTTCATCATGTCGGCGAAGAACCCGGACGAGTTCTTCTTCATGGAGATGAACACCCGGCTGCAGGTCGAGCACCCGGTCACCGAGCTGGTCACCGGACTCGACCTGGTCGAGTGGCAGGTCCGGGTCGCGGCCGGGGAGCACCTCACCGTGGCGCAGGACGACGTGGTGTTGAACGGCCACGCCGTCGAGGCGCGCGTTTACGCCGAGGACCCGGCGCGCGGGTTCATCCCGACCGGCGGGACGGTGCTGGCGGTGCACGAGCCGGCCGGCGACGGCGTCCGCGTCGACTCGTGGATGACGCCGGGCGCGGTGGTCGGCTCGAACTACGACCCGATGCTGGCCAAGGTCATCGCCTGGGGCCCGGACCGCGCGGCCGCGCTGCACCGGCTCGACCTGGCCTTGGCCGACACGGCGCTGCTGGGCATCGGCACGAACACCGCGTTCCTGCGCGGGCTGCTGGCCGACCCTGACGTCCGCGCGGGCAAGCTCGACACCGAGCTGGTGGACCGCTCCCTGTCCACTTTGGTCTCTTCGGACGTGCCCGCGGAGTTCTTCGTCGCGGCCGCCCTGGACCGGTTCCTGGAGCTACAGCCGTCCGGGCCCGTCGTGGACCCGTGGGACGTGCCGGACGGCTGGCGGATGGGTGGCTCCGGCGGGGTGACGTTCCGGCTGAAGTCCGGCACCGCCCGCGCGGTGGTCCGGGTGCAGGGCACGCCCGCCGCGGCGACGGTGTTCGTCGACGACGCCGCGCCGGTGCACGTGTCGGCCCGGCGGGACGGCGACGTCCTGGAGGTCCGGCACGCGGGCGGGTTCCACCGCTACCGGCAGGCCTGCGGTCCGGACCGGACGGTCTGGCTGGCCCGCGACGGCCTCGGGTTTCCCTTCGGGGAGCAGGAGTTCGTGCTCTCGTCCCGCGGCGAGGCCGCCGGGGCCGGGCCGGTCACCAGCCCGATGCCGGGCACGGTGCTCGTGGTCAAGGTCGCGGCCGGTGACGTCGTGAAGGCCGGAACGCCGTTGCTGGTCGTCGAAGCGATGAAGATGGAGCACACGGTCACCGCGCCGATCGACGGCGTGGTCAGCGAACTCCCCGTCCGGGCCGGCCAACAGGTCGCGCTGGACGAAACCCTAGCCGTCGTAAGCCCCCAAGAGGAGCAGCCGTGATCGACTTCCGCCTGGACGAGGAGTACGAGTCCCTCCGCAAGACCGTCGAGGACTTCGCGCACGCCGAAGTCGCGCCGGTGATCGGCGACCTGTACGAGAAGGAAGAGTTCCCGTACGCGATCGTCGCGAAGATGGGCGAGATGGGCCTGTTCGGCCTGCCGTTCCCCGAGGAGTTCGGCGGCATGGGCGGCGACTACTTCGCGCTGTGCCTGGCCCTGGAGGAACTGGCCCGCGTCGACTCGTCGGTCGCGATTACGCTGGAAGCCGGCGTTTCCCTCGGCGCGATGCCGATCTACCGCTTCGGCAACCAGGAGCAGAAGGAGAAGTGGCTCCCCGACCTGTGCGCGGGAACGGCATTGGGCGGCTTCGGCCTGACCGAACCGGGCGGCGGCTCGGACGCCGGCGCCACGCGCACCCGCGCCTCGCTGGACGGTGACGAGTGGATCGTCAACGGCAGCAAGGCGTTCATCACGAACTCGGGCACGGACATCACCCGGTTCGTCACGGCCACCGCGGTCACCGACGTGATGGAGAACGGCCGCAAGGAGATCTCGGCGATCCTCATCCCGTCCGGCACACCGGGCTTCGCCGTGGCGCCCAAGTACTCCAAGGTCGGCTGGAACTGCTCGGACACCCACGAACTGTCCTTTTCGGACGTCCGGGTGCCCGCGGAGAACCTGATCGGCGTCCGCGGCCGCGGGTACGCGCAGTTCCTGTCCATCCTGGACGAAGGCCGGGTCGCGATCGCCGCGCTGTCGGT
Encoded proteins:
- a CDS encoding biotin carboxylase N-terminal domain-containing protein, which translates into the protein MFDSVLVANRGEIAVRVIRTLRALGIRAVAVYSDADADARHVREAHTAVRIGPAEAARSYLNISAIVDAAVSSGAQAVHPGYGFLAENAEFARACEEAGLVFIGPPVAAIDAMGDKIRAKATVSKAGVPVVPGASDVDIPPGGFADAAAKVGYPLLLKPSAGGGGKGMRLVHAPEELDAAIESARREAKGSFGDDTLLVERFVTTPRHIEIQVMADRHGNVIHLGERECSLQRRHQKIIEEAPSVLLDEKTRENMGSAAVEAARSVGYVGAGTVEFIMSAKNPDEFFFMEMNTRLQVEHPVTELVTGLDLVEWQVRVAAGEHLTVAQDDVVLNGHAVEARVYAEDPARGFIPTGGTVLAVHEPAGDGVRVDSWMTPGAVVGSNYDPMLAKVIAWGPDRAAALHRLDLALADTALLGIGTNTAFLRGLLADPDVRAGKLDTELVDRSLSTLVSSDVPAEFFVAAALDRFLELQPSGPVVDPWDVPDGWRMGGSGGVTFRLKSGTARAVVRVQGTPAAATVFVDDAAPVHVSARRDGDVLEVRHAGGFHRYRQACGPDRTVWLARDGLGFPFGEQEFVLSSRGEAAGAGPVTSPMPGTVLVVKVAAGDVVKAGTPLLVVEAMKMEHTVTAPIDGVVSELPVRAGQQVALDETLAVVSPQEEQP
- a CDS encoding acyl-CoA dehydrogenase family protein, with amino-acid sequence MIDFRLDEEYESLRKTVEDFAHAEVAPVIGDLYEKEEFPYAIVAKMGEMGLFGLPFPEEFGGMGGDYFALCLALEELARVDSSVAITLEAGVSLGAMPIYRFGNQEQKEKWLPDLCAGTALGGFGLTEPGGGSDAGATRTRASLDGDEWIVNGSKAFITNSGTDITRFVTATAVTDVMENGRKEISAILIPSGTPGFAVAPKYSKVGWNCSDTHELSFSDVRVPAENLIGVRGRGYAQFLSILDEGRVAIAALSVGLAQGCVDECLKYVKDRVAFGKRIGEYQAIQFKVADMEVRTHTARLAYYQAASKMLRGEPFKKEASIAKLVASNAAMDNARDATQIFGGYGFMNEFPVSRFYRDAKILEIGEGTSEVQKMLISRHLGVA